The DNA region GGCACTGGCATCGTTACTATGAGTATTCCAAAATAATTACCATACTGATGGATGAAGAAACGCCTGCCATTCCGGTTGAGCCGGAGACTCCGGAAGTAAAAGATACCGTAACCATAAGTGGTCCCCTTCCCGAAATTACCGTCATTCCGGATATTACGGAAGATGCCGGCAACGTAACAATAAACTCAAACGAGGCATCAACACTTATATTTCCCAATCCGACCAAAGGCAGCGTAAGTATTGAGTTAAAACCTGCCGAAGCTCAAGACATCGTGATTTACCTTTACGATGCCCGTTACCGAAGGCTCACCGAAATATTTGTTCCAGCAAGTGAATGTAGAGTGCAGCAGCAGCTCGACCTTTCGGCATACAGCTGCGGAACGTATTACATAAAAATTGAAGGAAGGAGTTTCAGCGCTTCGGGAAAGATTGTGAAGAATTAAAAGTCGTGAGTCATGAGTCGTAAGTCGTAAGTCACGCGTTTGGGCACTGAATCATTGCCGAATTAAAAATTAATGCTATTTTTATCCTGTATGGACAGGAAAAAAGATTACACATATCTTCACGCGCTGTGCTTATCTGCGCTCATTTTTTTCGTCGTATTTTTAAAACTCGGAAGCTTCCAGATGCGTTGGTGGGACGAGTCTATGTTTGCGGTGAATACTTATGAAATGATGCACAACGGTCATTACTTTTCGCCTCATTTCAACGGAGCACCCGATATATGCAATACCAAACCGCCGCTCACCAGCTGGTTTCAAATCATTTCAGTAAAAATATTTGGATATAATGAAATGGCTTTGCGGCTGCCCTCGGCGCTTGCCGCAGCATTCAGCATACTGATTCTATTTCTGTTTATCGCCAGAAGATATGACAAGATGTTGGCATGGATCAGCGCGCTGGTACTGCTCACGTCACAAGGCTTCATTACGTTTCATACGGCACGAACGGCCGATGCAGATTCGCTGCTGACGTTCTTTCTGCTCATCGCAAATCTTTATTTTCTAAAATTCCTGTTGGATGAAAAAAGAACGGATGTACTATTGTTTTTCATTTTTATCACCCTCGCGTTTGCAACAAAAATGTATGCGGCATTGTTGTTTTGCCCGGCATATCCTGTAATACTTTTGATGCAAAAAAAACTGAAACTCTTTACGCTCAATATCGCTTTCTTTTCAGGAATATTAATATTTATTTTTATAAGCGCAGGAATGGCATATGCGCGTGAAATGGCAGCGCCCGGCTACCTGAATGAGGTTTTTTTCAAAGATGCGGGGAGAGTTTTGCATGTTGTGGAAAACCATCGCGAAGCTACCCTGTTCTACCTCGACAACCTGTTCGCATATCGATTTGCCGCATGGTTTATACTGTTGATTGCCGGAGTTGTATTATCATTTTTCACCTCCAGCAAAACAGAAAAAAAACTTTTAATCAGCCTGTCGATTCTGAGTATCGTTTATCTCATCATCATTTCAGCATCTGTTACAAAATTGGAATGGTATGATATGCCGCTGTTTCCATTACTGTCGGTAATGGCTGCCTATCCATTATTCCTGCTGTTGAAGAATTTTTCTTTTGCAGGAAAACCACTTTCGCAAAAATTCTGCATCCTTTTTATTGTTGCAATTTTCGCATTCCCTTATTACACTATTTTCAACCGTTCACAGGGCAATACCCTTCCTAACGGACAAAAAAAGTTAGAGGCCAATGAAGCCTATCTGTTAAAAAGAGGCAACGAAAAAATGAATCTAGACGGAGTCAAAGTGTATCATAAAGATTACAATGGCTCATTACTTTTTTATAAATACAAATTAGCCGAAAAAGGGCAAAAAATCGAGATCTGCAATACTGATAATTTCAGCACCAACGACAAAGTGCTTGTGTGCGATGACAGCCTGAAGGCCCTATTAAACAAGACATTCGAATGCATCATTATTGACAGTTATAACAATGCTCAACTCATGCAGCTAAAGGCAAAACGAGAAATAACGCCATCAAATTAACCCGCATTTTCATCAATCAACAATGAAAAAACAAGGATTCATATTGCTTTTACTGCTCCTCTTCATGCAACATTCGTACGCGCAAATAAGCGGCTGTACCGACCCGATGGCAAGTAACTACAATACTGCTGCAACAATCAATGATGGCAGCTGTGTTTACAGTAATGCTTCTGTAACACCCGTTTCTTCAAATATTCTGGACAGTATTCTGAGTGAAACATCAGGCCTTATCATTTGGAATAATTATCTGTGGACCCACAATGACAACAGCGATACGAATCTTTACTCACTGGACACGGCGACTGCCGTCATCGTTCAGACATTGCCGTTAAGCGGTGTTCAGAATAACGACTGGGAAGACATTGCGCAGGACAGCAATTATATTTATATCGGTGATTTTGGAAATAATGGAAACGGAAACCGTACCGATTTGAAAATTCTTAGAATAGCCAAAACATCAGTGTTGATGGGTTCTCCGATAGCTGACACTATTAATTTTTCATATGCCGATCAAACTGATTTCACACCGGCCGGAGCCAATAATACAGATTATGATTGTGAGGCATTAATTGTTACGCACGATAGTATTTTTCTATTTACCAAGCAATGGGTAAGCCAGAAGACAAGTGTTTACGCTTTGCCGAAAATTCCGGGAACTTACAGCGCACAATTAAAAACAGGATATGATGTCAGTGGGTTGATTACAGGGGCAACTTATCTTGAATCGAAAAGACTTGTCGTATTATGTGGCTACAGCAGCCTGCTTCAGCCATTCATATACCTGTTGTATGATTTTAGCGGTTATAATTTTTTCAGCGGGAATAAAAGAAAAATTTCAGTATCGCTCCCATTTTATCAGACAGAAGGCATTGCAACAGCAAATGGTCTGAAATACTATCTATCTAATGAATACTTCACGCAGCCGCCTTTTGTTACCAACGAACAAAAAGTTCACATCCTTGATTTGAGCCCGTATCTGGGTATTTATCTGAATTACTCAATGCTGTCAATATCGGAAAATAATAGCGAACTCAGCATGAGAATGTATCCGAATCCGGCAAACGATTTTATCATTATTGAAGTATCAAAAAATCTCTTGCCATCTGATTATATGATTACGGATTCAGCAGGAAAAATAGTGATGAGCGGCAAATTATCTGAAGAGAAATCAAAGATCCGCATTAAAAAAATGAGAAGCGGACTGTATTACCTTTCGGTCAATAAAAACCTGAAACAATCATTTGCTGTTATAAGGCAATAAAAAAGGCGGTCGTGAATTGACCGCCTTTTTTATACTCACAAATTTCATCAGTTCTTTACAAACTTCGCTACACGGCTCATCTCCGAATCACGTATATTCAGCAGATAAACGCCTGATGGATATTCCGAAACATCAATATCCAAGTGCAGCCGTCCTTTTACAGGATTAACTGATTTGCTGTACAGCACGCGGCCAAGATTATCCGTTATTTGTAACACAACGTTTTCGCTGATGTCTGAAATATTCACCGAAAGGTTTTGCTTAACGGGATTCGGATAAACGCTCACTCGTGGTCCGGCGCCGGCATTTTCAACACTGGTTATAACCGGGAATCCGAAGTGCAGCACGAAACGGTTCACATCATCACCCACGACCCCGGTAAATGAGTAGACA from Bacteroidota bacterium includes:
- a CDS encoding T9SS type A sorting domain-containing protein, whose amino-acid sequence is MKKQGFILLLLLLFMQHSYAQISGCTDPMASNYNTAATINDGSCVYSNASVTPVSSNILDSILSETSGLIIWNNYLWTHNDNSDTNLYSLDTATAVIVQTLPLSGVQNNDWEDIAQDSNYIYIGDFGNNGNGNRTDLKILRIAKTSVLMGSPIADTINFSYADQTDFTPAGANNTDYDCEALIVTHDSIFLFTKQWVSQKTSVYALPKIPGTYSAQLKTGYDVSGLITGATYLESKRLVVLCGYSSLLQPFIYLLYDFSGYNFFSGNKRKISVSLPFYQTEGIATANGLKYYLSNEYFTQPPFVTNEQKVHILDLSPYLGIYLNYSMLSISENNSELSMRMYPNPANDFIIIEVSKNLLPSDYMITDSAGKIVMSGKLSEEKSKIRIKKMRSGLYYLSVNKNLKQSFAVIRQ
- a CDS encoding glycosyltransferase family 39 protein; the protein is MDRKKDYTYLHALCLSALIFFVVFLKLGSFQMRWWDESMFAVNTYEMMHNGHYFSPHFNGAPDICNTKPPLTSWFQIISVKIFGYNEMALRLPSALAAAFSILILFLFIARRYDKMLAWISALVLLTSQGFITFHTARTADADSLLTFFLLIANLYFLKFLLDEKRTDVLLFFIFITLAFATKMYAALLFCPAYPVILLMQKKLKLFTLNIAFFSGILIFIFISAGMAYAREMAAPGYLNEVFFKDAGRVLHVVENHREATLFYLDNLFAYRFAAWFILLIAGVVLSFFTSSKTEKKLLISLSILSIVYLIIISASVTKLEWYDMPLFPLLSVMAAYPLFLLLKNFSFAGKPLSQKFCILFIVAIFAFPYYTIFNRSQGNTLPNGQKKLEANEAYLLKRGNEKMNLDGVKVYHKDYNGSLLFYKYKLAEKGQKIEICNTDNFSTNDKVLVCDDSLKALLNKTFECIIIDSYNNAQLMQLKAKREITPSN
- a CDS encoding radical SAM-associated putative lipoprotein encodes the protein MEKEMKNRRTLKWRIMKTFSSVVVLLFGFSTTLMAQYGVVETEFILKGEVLSAKTGERIPGIKLSINSNDGRYYNGFNPDSSSDGTFQIFSYAFNGLSELEITAKDIDGEANGGAFKPASVKVLPKSDEFTDSGEKQGHWHRYYEYSKIITILMDEETPAIPVEPETPEVKDTVTISGPLPEITVIPDITEDAGNVTINSNEASTLIFPNPTKGSVSIELKPAEAQDIVIYLYDARYRRLTEIFVPASECRVQQQLDLSAYSCGTYYIKIEGRSFSASGKIVKN